The Megalobrama amblycephala isolate DHTTF-2021 linkage group LG16, ASM1881202v1, whole genome shotgun sequence genome includes the window ggaatgtgGATCCATCACTCTCACATTCACCTGCAATTCCCACTAGGAGGGCACGCAGCAACACAGGCGGAAATGAGAAAGAGTAAGTACACTTTTACCCACTATGGTAGGcctatatacactaccgttcaaaagtttgaaatctgtaagatttttcatatttttaaaataagtttcgtctgctcaccaaggctgcatttattcaattaaaaatacagtaaaaacagtaatattgtgaaatattattacaatttaaaataactgttttctatttgaatatatttcacaaagtcatttattcttgtgatgtccagcatcattactccagtcttcagtgtcgcatgatccttcagaaatcattctaatatgatgatttgcagctcaagaaacatttattgtttacaattgttcagaaatgtttcataagtagcaaatcatcatatttgaTGATAATATTTGATGATAATATTCATAAGATTCATATTtgatgataatatatatataatatatttgatgatgatatatcatatatatgatAAATCATCATATATCTGTCTGTTCTACCATACATGCTGCTTATAGTGGAGACACTGTGCAGAGGAGGGTGAAATCACAAGGTACATGGAGGACAAAGACATTTCCGTGTCCTGCACCTGTGACTGCATACAACCAACACATGGGGGGTGTCGACCTGTCTGATCAGCTGATACAATactacacaacacaacacaaaacaatGAAGTGGTACAGAAAGATCTTTCTACACTTCCTGGACATTGCTGCCACAAACGCTTTCATTATACACAAAGACCTATACGATACCATGACCCATAAAGAGTTCATAGAACAGCTTATTGCAGAGCTCTGTGGTGTGTCGTCACAGAAAGCAGCTCCAAAACAGACCAAAAGTGACCATGTACCGGTTCCAGGAGCAGAGCTGACATCAGATGCAAGGAATAATGCCACCGCTGGTCGTCGGAACTGCATGCTTTGCAAAGTACAGCTTGGTAAAAGGCAAGACACACCTTGGAAATGCCAGGCATGTGACATTTACttgtgtcttcagttgaaaaggaactgttttcaaaaatggcaCACAGATGTGTGACTGTTCAGATTCTCTGTTCACCACCTCTCACTGACCATTGGGCTGCAAAGATTATCTATATGTGATCAAGCAGGTTATGTATAGGGTGTAAAAGTGGGCTTTTTTTATAAACCTTACCTTTATTTGCCTGTATACACAAAATGTGCCTTTGACCCTAGTTTATATGTGGATTATattgttaactttattttaaataaaaaagaaaaaaaacaatgatatgtcttgtctttgcattttcttagttgactcagtcacattcctgactgaatggttcattatgcggctcattaggggcagggtcttaatctccccaggtgtaaatcacttcattattcatgaagagtcACACCTCTTCGCATATGGCCTacctaaacaaaaagtgtcttagaaatttaaaatcaatacaatgttttatgtgtcagagtagggaggatcatttccacatcattttgaagcaaaaactctacactaaaatatacaattctcaaaagtcttgtgaaaaaacatttagtatgcattttgaggtattgtttcagttacttttttttttttttttcaataaccacgcattaaacattattcctttaaaaacacaaacatgtacatacatgttcctcacatattattgtagcctagtttgtgctgaatacagtgtaatgacacttttgtcattaatatgtttataaccaactgataaaagcacaaatgtcagggcatgtcaaaacttctccagggcccaaaatcagcctcagactccagagggttaaaacctgacatttcaacgtttctttagacataagtggaATTTtactgtgattagtattcactaagttacagataattttctgagaactatcagattggactttgttcagagggagacgagagatcacatatcatgttagttttgtttattttgcaaaaagcacaacattttgtttttactctgagtgtacacaaataaaagaagatattccacagattaaaatggtgtataactcttaattgtatgtgcaacattgactgagtattttgagtctctttcacactggtaagaaaaaaaacgaggtggtatcgccggcgatatctcagactccagagtgttaaaCATACAACAATGATCCACAGCTGTAAGGAATCTGCTCAattgaacacaaaacaaaagtaatcaCCTAGATTACTAGCTTAAAGGGCAggcaaataattaaataaatacacatacatGTTACATGTAAAACACTCTCAGGGAACGATgattacatgcgtaacctgagacattccctttcgagggaactcatGCTGCGTCACCAAAGCAATGCTTTGGGGAATGATATGCTTACGTTGCCATACTGATGGAATGCCTGTCCTGGTGTGAAgcaattaaccctctggagtctgaggctgatttggggcctggagaagttttgacatgccctgacatttgtgcttttttcagttgttcataaacatattaatggaaaaagtgtcattacactgtattcagcacaaactaggctacaataatatgtgaggaacatgtatgtacatgtttgtgtttttgaaggaataacatttatgcgtggttattgaaaaaa containing:
- the LOC125249697 gene encoding uncharacterized protein LOC125249697; the protein is MAHYTGEQALQMVLDSEEEFTLSSEEEHDSDDERLYFEERLDPAEDTVSDENVDPSLSHSPAIPTRRARSNTGGNEKENVDPSLSHSPAIPTRRARSNTGGNEKDGDTVQRRVKSQGTWRTKTFPCPAPVTAYNQHMGGVDLSDQLIQYYTTQHKTMKWYRKIFLHFLDIAATNAFIIHKDLYDTMTHKEFIEQLIAELCGVSSQKAAPKQTKSDHVPVPGAELTSDARNNATAGRRNCMLCKVQLGKRQDTPWKCQACDIYLCLQLKRNCFQKWHTDV